The Deltaproteobacteria bacterium genome contains the following window.
GGCATGGAACCAAAGGGCGAGATCACTTTGGTGGTGGAAGGGGCCAGCGAGAGAAAAGATGAGCCCCGTTCCCATGACCTCGATGCCGCTGGCCGTGTCATGGAGGCCATGACCACCGGCCGCACCCTGTCGAGAAAGGATGCCGCCTCGCTTCTCTCCGGACTGACCGGTATTCCCAGAAAGACCCTCTACGGCCTTTCATGCAGCCGTGGATCGAAACGATCGACTTACAGCTGATTTTTGACCTTTTCGCCCTGTCCTGATAACAACTGATAACTGAAAACTGACAACTGAAAACTATTTTTTATGCCCAAGCCTCGCATCGTTTGCATAATCCCGGCCCGGTACGGCTCCACTCGCCTTCCTGGAAAACCTCTCATTGAGATCCATGGCCGTCCCATGATACTTCACATCCTGCATCGGGCCGCACGCATTCCCGAAGTGGAGCGGATCGTGGTCGCAACTGACGACGAGAGGATCCGTTCGTGCGTGGCCAGGGCCGGTGGCGAGGCCTTCCTCACAGACCCTTCCCATCCGTCCGGTACGGACCGCATAGCAGAGGTCGCCCGAAGGCTCGGTCTCCATGATGAAGACGTGGTCGTGAATGTACAGGGCGACCAGCCCCTCCTCGATCCAGGCCCTGTGAATGCCATTGTGGCGAGGCTCCTTGCCGACATTGATACCCCCATGACCACCCCTGCCTGCCCGCTTTCGCCCGCTGAGGCCAAAAATCCGAACCGGGTCAAGGTGGTCGTGGACCGGTCCTGGCGCGCCCTCTATTTCTCCAGGGCGAGGATCCCCTTTGACCGGGACGGCATCTGGGAGGACGTGCGTGCAGATGGGGCCCTGCCTTCTGACCTACGGGCTGTGTATCTGCGCCATATCGGGCTCTATGCCTACCGCCAGGGTTTCCTCCAGGCCTTTGTGGGTCTCCCCCCGGGTCTGCTCGAAGAAGTAGAAAGGCTCGAACAGCTTCGGGCCCTCGAAAACGGTTTCCCCATCGGGGTCGTTCCGGTCTCCTCAGCCCCCCCGGAAGTGGACACCCCTGAAGACCTGGACGTGGTCAGGGGCCTGTGTGGCAGGGAAGCA
Protein-coding sequences here:
- the kdsB gene encoding 3-deoxy-manno-octulosonate cytidylyltransferase, which codes for MPKPRIVCIIPARYGSTRLPGKPLIEIHGRPMILHILHRAARIPEVERIVVATDDERIRSCVARAGGEAFLTDPSHPSGTDRIAEVARRLGLHDEDVVVNVQGDQPLLDPGPVNAIVARLLADIDTPMTTPACPLSPAEAKNPNRVKVVVDRSWRALYFSRARIPFDRDGIWEDVRADGALPSDLRAVYLRHIGLYAYRQGFLQAFVGLPPGLLEEVERLEQLRALENGFPIGVVPVSSAPPEVDTPEDLDVVRGLCGREA